A genomic segment from Aegilops tauschii subsp. strangulata cultivar AL8/78 chromosome 1, Aet v6.0, whole genome shotgun sequence encodes:
- the LOC109777419 gene encoding protein ANTAGONIST OF LIKE HETEROCHROMATIN PROTEIN 1-like, whose translation MDLPWADDLPLLDIGTGYEGSAEPNMADVDDLLSGYLQPDAASSESVPIPVKETVEAASSVTIPVEAGNGMVEAAWYGSVHVPAVAGNQMVNGEQEEGAEWMEEGSERLHWPWGWIGTVRAGSNEYGRSEAVYANNQLVAPAMGTAADGGGRRSGKGWWDSVYSSEENFRLHFRMSRSTFAFVCDGVADLIRKDAEACPVTFIPVPERVGICLWRLVSGEPIAKVAKRFGPAGITCHKIFHDVCAAIKAKFGDKEVLCPPAAAMEANAAKFQAISGIQGIIGAVHTTRFAITAPKHNKDDYKNRRATPRNSSRPSPRPSYSITLQASVNAHGAFTEVFAGHPGGKSDEETLLASSLSKPDLTGKILGQRMRLVGGAGYPLRDWMMVPYSHQHLTPAQQSFNEGVEKVLAVGVETFRRFKARWTLLQKRIEIKLKGEKKNEAGVDPALVLEVCCALHNICERLGDRLDPELLQGVELNDDGGMVANDNPSPSASDLRDTLAADLVISMGTV comes from the exons ATGGACTTGCCATGGGCGGACGACCTGCCTCTGCTTGACATCGGCACGGGCTACGAGGGCTCCGCCGAACCCAACATGGCCGACGTTGACGACCTGTTGAGCGGTTATCTTCAACCGGACGCTGCGTCGTCTGAGTCCGTGCCGATTCCGGTTAAGGAGACGGTGGAGGCTGCGTCGTCGGTGACCATTCCGGTGGAGGCGGGTAATGGGATGGTGGAGGCTGCATGGTATGGATCTGTGCATGTTCCGGCGGTGGCGGGCAATCAGATGGTGAATG GGGAACAAGAAGAGGGGGCGGAGTGGATGGAAGAGGGGTCCGAGAGGCTGCACTGGCCGTGGGGATGGATTGGGACGGTCAGAGCCGGCAGCAATGAATACGGCAGGAGCGAGGCCGTGTACGCAAATAATCAACTGGTGGCGCCGGCCATGGGGACGGCGGCtgacggcggcgggaggcggtcAGGCAAGGGGTGGTGGGACAGCGTGTACAGCTCGGAGGAGAATTTCAGGCTCCATTTCCGCATGTCCCGCTCCACATTCGCCTTTGTGTGCGACGGGGTAGCCGACCTTATCCGCAAGGATGCCGAAGCGTGTCCCGTGACCTTCATCCCCGTGCCGGAGCGCGTCGGCATCTGCCTCTGGCGCCTCGTCAGCGGGGAGCCCATCGCCAAGGTCGCAAAGCGCTTCGGGCCCGCGGGGATCACCTGCCACAAGATCTTTCACGACGTCTGCGCCGCAATCAAGGCCAAATTCGGCGACAAGGAGGTCCTctgcccgcccgccgccgccatggaggctAACGCCGCCAAGTTCCAGGCTATTTCGGGCATCCAGGGAATCATTGGCGCCGTCCACACCACCCGCTTCGCCATCACCGCTCCCAAGCACAACAAAGACGACTACAAGAACCGCCGGGCCACGCCGCGCAACAGCAGCAGGCCGTCGCCCCGGCCGTCCTACAGTATCACCCTGCAGGCGTCCGTGAACGCGCACGGGGCCTTCACCGAGGTTTTCGCCGGCCACCCCGGCGGCAAGTCCGACGAGGAAACCCTCCTCGCGTCTTCGCTGAGCAAGCCCGACCTTACCGGGAAGATCCTTGGCCAGAGGATGCGCCTGGTCGGCGGCGCCGGCTACCCGCTGAGGGACTGGATGATGGTGCCCTACTCCCACCAGCACCTGACGCCAGCGCAGCAGAGCTTCAACGAGGGCGTCGAGAAGGTGCTCGCCGTGGGCGTCGAGACGTTCCGGAGGTTCAAAGCGCGCTGGACCTTACTCCAGAAGCGCATCGAGATCAAGTTGAAAGGCGAAAAGAAAAATGAAGCCGGCGTCGACCCAGCCTTGGTGCTCGAGGTGTGCTGCGCGCTCCACAACATCTGCGAGCGCCTCGGCGACCGGCTGGACCCCGAGCTGCTGCAGGGCGTGGAGCTGAACGACGACGGCGGCATGGTCGCCAATGATAACCCCTCGCCATCGGCTTCCGACCTGCGCGACACCCTCGCCGCCGACCTCGTTATTAGCATGGGAACAGTTTGA